The Meiothermus ruber DSM 1279 genome includes the window CCAGCAATGTGGACATCAGCAACTTCGACATCCCTGCATTCATACGCTATGGCGATGGCGACTACCCACCCAAGCGGGGCAACTAGTCTGTAAAACCGATTCCCAAGCCTCCACGCCCAATGATCGTCTTAGGCATTGACCCTGGCATCACCAACCTGGGGATCGGTGTGGTAGAGCAGGCCGGAAAACAAACCCGGATGCTGCACGCCGAGGTGGTCAAAACCACCCACGGCGAAACAGCGCCCGAGCGGGTGGGCAAGCTTTACCGGGCGGTCTACCAGGTGGCTGCCGCCTACCGCCCCCAGGCCATTGCGGTAGAAGAGCAGTTCTTTTACCGGCAAAATGAGCTGGCCTACAAGGTGGGCTGGGCCATGGGAGCGGTGTTTTTGGTGGCCGACCAGCTCGAAATTCCGGTCTATGGCTATGGCCCCCCCAAGGTCAAACAAGCCCTGGTGGGAACTGGCCAGGCCGACAAGCACCAGGTGGCCTACATGGTACGAGCCCTGCTGGGCCTAAAGAGCTTGCCCAAACCCACCCACCTGGCCGATGCCCTGGCTATTGCCCTTACACACTGCTTCTATCAGCCGCTGGCCCCAGGCCAGCCGGTTAGCTAGGGTGCAGATATGAACCAGACTGAAAGCCCACGCGCTCTACAATGACTTCTGCTATGAATCGTCTAGTCGGCGTCATGGTCTTTATCTTGATGTGCAGTTTTTCCTGGTCGCAAGGCGTGCGCAGCCTGGGTATGGCCGGCCTGGTCTTGCCCGGCCCCGAGGCCGCGTACCTCAACCCTGCCTACGCCGCCTATCCCGCCGGGCGGTATGGCAGCGATCAGGGCTTCCGGTTACCAGTGGGACTGCTGGGCCTGTTGTTGCGGCCCGAAAGCAGCCCGCTGCCTGCCCTCTCGGGCCTTTCCAACCTTACCAACGAGAACAGCCCCTTTGACCTGCTGACTTTTTACGATCAGCTCACCCATCTGAACGAGTTTCTGATCAACCCCGCCTCCTCGAGGACCTTTATCAACCCCGATACCGGTTATCCCGAAATCCAGATCAATGTAGCGGCCAACGGCATCCAGGTCACCGATTACCAGGGCAACCGCATCCTGCACGACCTGGGGCTGGGAAGCCAAACCTCCATCAGCAGCACCAAAGCCCTCACGCCGGCCCCGCTTTTTCGGGTACCGCTGGCCCTGGAGAACAACCTCTACCTGGATTTCGGCGCGTATGCCGGGGGCTTCGGCCTGAGTCTCTCGCCCAACGCCAGCCTGCGGCAGGCCTTGCAAGGCAGCCAGCTTCAGCCCAACACCGAGTATGCCGTGATTACCAATGCCAGCGCCCAGGCCGGCCTCAGCCTGGGGTTTGGCTATGCCTCCCAGCTACCCGATCTACCCATCCCCGAGGTGGGTCTCACCAAGGTGTATGTGGGGGCGCGGGGTGAGGCTTTTTATGGGCTGACCTACCTCGAGGGCAACTTTAGCATTGGGGTGCAAACCGACGCCCAGGGACAGATTGACCCCAACCAGCCACCGGTGTACAGGGGCACCGCCTTTTACACCATCCCCGGCAA containing:
- a CDS encoding TetR family transcriptional regulator yields the protein MNRLVGVMVFILMCSFSWSQGVRSLGMAGLVLPGPEAAYLNPAYAAYPAGRYGSDQGFRLPVGLLGLLLRPESSPLPALSGLSNLTNENSPFDLLTFYDQLTHLNEFLINPASSRTFINPDTGYPEIQINVAANGIQVTDYQGNRILHDLGLGSQTSISSTKALTPAPLFRVPLALENNLYLDFGAYAGGFGLSLSPNASLRQALQGSQLQPNTEYAVITNASAQAGLSLGFGYASQLPDLPIPEVGLTKVYVGARGEAFYGLTYLEGNFSIGVQTDAQGQIDPNQPPVYRGTAFYTIPGNGNGFGARADLGVVMEAQGTTVGLGIRNALGFARWSGTELQWNGSSASPTSTPSERSSFGFVPAFYLNAATQVPLETGTLLVGGDLGYEGSLFGRIGGEYSLGPARFRAGLGFDNGFRFGLGAGFVAPGFSLDTALTTHRAPIVGHTVFGIALSLGFNF
- the ruvC gene encoding crossover junction endodeoxyribonuclease RuvC — encoded protein: MIVLGIDPGITNLGIGVVEQAGKQTRMLHAEVVKTTHGETAPERVGKLYRAVYQVAAAYRPQAIAVEEQFFYRQNELAYKVGWAMGAVFLVADQLEIPVYGYGPPKVKQALVGTGQADKHQVAYMVRALLGLKSLPKPTHLADALAIALTHCFYQPLAPGQPVS